AACCCCGAAATTGAAACCGAACTAAGCCACGGCGTCAGCGGAGATGTCATGGCACGGTTGAAGCGCGGTCAGATTGATGCGGGTTTCTATTTGTGCGGGCCTGACGACCTTGCCCCGATGGGATTGGACACTGATGATCCAATTCATGCGATCAAGCTTGCCGATTTCACCTATCGCGTAATCGGGCCGGTCGGATGGCAAAGGAAAATTGAAAATGCTGATTGGGCCGCGCTTGCGAAACTGCCTTGGATCGGCACGCCCGAACGGTCTGTCCACTATCGCTTGCTATCCAAAATTTACACCAATCCGGCGGACCGCCAAGGGGTTGTTTCGCGTGTCGATCAAGAAGCGTCGATGCTTGAAATGGTGCGCTCAGGCATCGGTCTAAGCCTTTGCCGGGATTCTATAGCGCTTCACCAAAAGCAATCATTTGGCCTTGCCGTATGCAATTCGGTCTCCGTTCCAGCTTGCCTTTGCTTCATTACCCTTGACCGTCGAAAAGAAAGCCCGATACTATCAGAGGTATTCAAGCTGTTACGGAGTTCTTGGTGACGCAAGGACTGCGGTTTTAAGCAGGGCAAACTGGTGTGCCTTGGGCACAGTTTGCTAAGCGCTATCAAGATCGCTGATTTATGGGGCTAGTTCAAAACAACAGCCAGCAGGTCCAACCTAAAAGACTACAAATCTACTCCGTCCTGAATCATACTTTTACGGGCGTCATATGAAGAGTTAGTGCTCCCACGACTTGCTTCTCTACAAATCGTTTCGGCATTGCAGAACTCGGATTCCGAATCCAACCTTTGTCATATTCCGAGCGTGCAACATGAGTTGTTGCGCGCCCGCAGCGAATGTCCACTTCGCTAATTGGGTGTCTGGGTCACGCTTCTATTTGCAATCTGGTTTGGGGCTCGAAATGGCCCCGCTGCATGCATGTGTCGGACTGGACGTAGAGAGCTACGCTTTCCGGCGCGCTAAAATTGCCCAGCAGACATTTTCGGCTTCGTCCACGAGTCTCGTCCGGATTGGACGTGAGGTGCCCTTAGATTTGTAGAGGCTTTTCTGCCGCTTGCTGCAACTGCGTCTATGACTGCTTTCGCTCATTTGATCAAAAACGGTCGTTTTTGGTCCGCCCACCCAGCCCTTCGCATCTACTGACCTTTTCGAGGCTCAAAAACCCGGTGCAAAATCTTTTTGTGTCTTGAACCGTTTTAGAAACCATCAGAACATGATTATTGGATATGCACGTGTCTCGACCAAGGACCAACACCTCGACGCTCAGATAGCCGCTTTGAAAGACGCTGGTGCTGAGCGCATTTTTGCGGACAAGATCAGCGGATCCAAATAGCCACGACCGGAACTCTATTGCATGTTAGACCAGCTTCGAAGTGGCGATGTGGTTCTGGTGTCAAAGTATGATCGCCTTGCGCGTTCACTGGTCGAACTCCTAGACATCGTCGCTCAGATTGAAACCAACAAGGCTGGGTTCAGATCACTAGCAGAAGACATCGACACGACCACTCCAGCTGGACGGCTGATTTTCCACGTTTTCGCATCCATTGCACAATTCGAGCGTGAGCGCATTCGGCAACGAACTATGGAAGGCCTGCAAGCTGCTCGCGCAAAAGGGCGCATCGGTGGCAGGCCCTGTGCCCTGTCTGAAGATCAGAAAACCGAAGGACGGTCGCGCGATAAAAGACATCGCCGCCTCGCTCAAAGTCAGCCCGGCTACGGTGAAACGAGTGTAGCAAAACACCTTAGAAGTTATGAAACTGAATTGCCGGGCGACTTTTGGGGTCGCATTGAAGCCAGCTCCCTTTAGCCCCACAAGGCATAGGTGATGGAGTATCTTTCAACAGGCACTGAATTTCACCGCCCTAAAGATCACTCAGGAGAAACTATCGCCATGTGGTGTTTAACGCGTCAAATGCGGCTATGATATTAGGCTCTGCCTTTCGGGAGGCAAGGGTGATGAAGCGCAAAGAGGTTTCAATTTTGACCCGGTCAGAAATGGCGAGCCCACGAGATTGCATTTCCTCCAAAGCGATCGATTCCCGACACAGACTAAGTCCAATACCGGATCGAACCATGGCCAGCATCGAAGGTTCTTGATCCACTAAGCAGACGGGATCAGGCTTGCCGGCGTGGGCGGCATAAACCCCCGCCAACAATCGATTATGCACAGATTGTACCGGTGTACCAATCCACGGCATCGTGGCGAGATCTGGCCAATCCTTACCAGAAATCCGCTTTCCCCAACCTGCAGGCGCGATGACTCGATACGTAAATTTGGTCAACTCGCGCTGATAGAAGTACGTTTCCCCCTGGCTCGCGCTTTCGGGTTCGTACTGCTCCAACCCACCCAGAAAAAAACCCACATCCACCTCTCCATCGATCAAACGATTGATGACATCGCCACTGATACCGTGGACAAGCTTTGTTTGCAGGTCGGGGTGGCAATCGACTAGGGCCGCCAGAAATGCCCCGAGTCGGATGAAATCCGGGTCCACAATAGTTCCAAGTGACAAGGTGCCCCTGACATTACCGTTGATTCGACGTGCTGTCTGTCCGAATTCAGCGATGGCTGCCTGAATTTTTTCAGCTTTGGCGACAAGGGTCTCTCCATCCCTTGTCAATTCCATGCCCTTGGA
This is a stretch of genomic DNA from Cognatishimia sp. WU-CL00825. It encodes these proteins:
- a CDS encoding LysR family transcriptional regulator, which encodes MDRFSNINSILAFVTVAREGSVSRAAEVLNLTQPAISHQLKRLNEETGIALFNRTPTGLQISLDGAAVLAKAEHILEAMNDFHRSARQRSGRIAGKLRIGTIVDPEFIRLGRMLARLRIENPEIETELSHGVSGDVMARLKRGQIDAGFYLCGPDDLAPMGLDTDDPIHAIKLADFTYRVIGPVGWQRKIENADWAALAKLPWIGTPERSVHYRLLSKIYTNPADRQGVVSRVDQEASMLEMVRSGIGLSLCRDSIALHQKQSFGLAVCNSVSVPACLCFITLDRRKESPILSEVFKLLRSSW
- a CDS encoding LysR family transcriptional regulator gives rise to the protein MKPVSDIRILNSFVAVAQEGNISRAAKKLHLTQPAVSLQLKRLRQEIGVDLFRRTSKGMELTRDGETLVAKAEKIQAAIAEFGQTARRINGNVRGTLSLGTIVDPDFIRLGAFLAALVDCHPDLQTKLVHGISGDVINRLIDGEVDVGFFLGGLEQYEPESASQGETYFYQRELTKFTYRVIAPAGWGKRISGKDWPDLATMPWIGTPVQSVHNRLLAGVYAAHAGKPDPVCLVDQEPSMLAMVRSGIGLSLCRESIALEEMQSRGLAISDRVKIETSLRFITLASRKAEPNIIAAFDALNTTWR